A window of Planctomycetota bacterium contains these coding sequences:
- a CDS encoding DUF3500 domain-containing protein produces MQPSLAHLSRRRFLASSAALAAAAPLAGADEPTRSAETLAQALHATLTPAQREVVCFPWDYVHPKFGLLRTRVGNNWNATKPELVSDFFTGEQKRLVRDIFEQLIRPEWQGRIDKQLEDDAGGFGHAQSIALIGEPGSGKFQFLMTGRHMTLRCDGDSAEHVAFGGPIFYGHDPGGFNEEATHPGNVFWPQALAANKVAAMLDGRQRELALVAKQPAESAVAFKGSKLEQGIAVTELSADQRAELENVLAVLLEPYRAGDQAEVRRCLSAQGGLDACRLAFYRDGDIGDDGVWDCWRLEGPAFVWHYRGAPHVHVWVNIADSPDVPTNT; encoded by the coding sequence ATGCAGCCGTCCCTCGCCCACCTCTCGCGCCGTCGCTTCCTCGCCTCCAGTGCCGCGCTGGCCGCCGCCGCGCCCCTGGCCGGTGCCGACGAGCCGACGCGGTCCGCCGAAACGCTCGCCCAGGCGCTCCACGCCACGCTCACGCCGGCGCAGCGCGAGGTGGTCTGCTTCCCCTGGGACTACGTCCACCCCAAGTTCGGCCTGTTGCGCACGCGGGTCGGCAACAACTGGAACGCCACCAAGCCGGAACTGGTCAGCGACTTCTTCACCGGCGAGCAGAAACGACTCGTGCGCGACATCTTCGAGCAGTTGATCCGGCCGGAATGGCAGGGGCGGATCGACAAGCAGCTCGAGGATGATGCCGGCGGCTTCGGCCACGCCCAGTCGATCGCGCTGATCGGAGAGCCGGGGTCGGGGAAGTTCCAGTTCCTGATGACCGGCCGGCACATGACGCTGCGCTGCGACGGCGACTCCGCCGAGCACGTCGCCTTCGGCGGGCCGATCTTCTACGGCCACGATCCCGGCGGCTTCAACGAGGAGGCGACCCACCCGGGCAACGTCTTCTGGCCGCAGGCACTGGCCGCCAACAAGGTGGCGGCGATGCTCGACGGCCGGCAGCGGGAGCTGGCCCTGGTCGCGAAGCAGCCGGCCGAGAGCGCCGTCGCCTTCAAGGGGAGCAAGCTCGAGCAGGGGATTGCCGTGACCGAGCTGTCGGCCGACCAGCGTGCCGAGCTGGAAAACGTGCTCGCCGTCCTCCTCGAGCCGTACCGCGCGGGCGACCAGGCGGAGGTGCGCCGCTGCCTGTCGGCCCAGGGGGGGCTCGACGCCTGCCGGCTCGCCTTCTACCGCGATGGCGACATCGGCGACGACGGCGTCTGGGACTGCTGGCGGCTCGAGGGCCCGGCCTTCGTCTGGCACTACCGCGGCGCGCCGCACGTCCACGTCTGGGTGAACATCGCCGATTCCCCCGACGTGCCGACCAACACCTGA
- a CDS encoding FAD-dependent oxidoreductase: protein MADCCIIGGGVIGLSLARELAGRGAAVELVCRDPVERTASWAAAGIFPPVADGPAATALERFTAFSDRLHWQWADELRAETGIDNGLRRCGGLHVAGTRAGRERLAAARARWLAARVRCIDCDGTAVAAAEPALGGAVARGTVSAGVILPDEAQIRPSRHLDALLASCRARGVRITTATVQGLELDGRRVDGVRTDGGTVRAERYCLAAGSWSEGLAAALGLALPTRPIRGQIVLVRLPRQLLSRIVSFGLDYLVPRPDGRLLVGATIEDVGFDDRTTAAGEAGLIDVARRLLGDVDGAVVERSWSGLRPGNRDGRPTLGPVPGWDNVWVTTGHFRAGMHLSTGSAVAVADMLDGAVPAPWLDAFAPWRDTECDDESVDAYLARVEAAAVSPP from the coding sequence ATGGCCGACTGCTGCATCATCGGCGGCGGCGTGATCGGCCTGTCGCTGGCCCGCGAACTGGCCGGCCGCGGCGCGGCCGTCGAGCTGGTGTGTCGTGATCCCGTCGAGCGGACCGCGTCGTGGGCCGCGGCCGGGATCTTCCCCCCGGTGGCCGATGGCCCCGCGGCGACCGCGCTCGAACGGTTCACCGCCTTCAGCGACCGGCTCCACTGGCAGTGGGCGGACGAGCTCCGCGCGGAGACCGGGATCGACAACGGGCTGCGCCGCTGCGGCGGCCTCCACGTCGCCGGCACGCGTGCAGGACGCGAGCGCCTCGCCGCCGCCCGCGCCCGCTGGCTCGCGGCCCGGGTGCGCTGCATCGACTGCGACGGCACGGCCGTCGCCGCCGCCGAACCGGCGCTCGGCGGGGCGGTGGCCCGCGGCACGGTGTCGGCCGGGGTGATCCTCCCCGACGAGGCGCAGATCCGGCCGTCGCGGCACCTCGACGCCCTCCTCGCGTCATGCCGGGCGCGGGGCGTGAGGATCACGACCGCCACCGTGCAGGGGCTCGAGCTCGACGGCCGGCGCGTCGACGGCGTGCGGACCGACGGCGGCACGGTCCGGGCCGAACGGTATTGCCTCGCCGCCGGGAGCTGGTCCGAGGGGCTGGCGGCGGCGCTCGGGCTGGCCCTGCCGACGCGGCCGATCCGCGGCCAGATCGTGCTGGTCAGGCTCCCCCGGCAACTGCTCTCGCGGATCGTGTCGTTCGGGCTCGACTACCTCGTCCCGCGCCCCGACGGACGGTTGCTCGTCGGGGCGACGATCGAGGACGTCGGCTTCGACGACCGGACGACGGCCGCGGGGGAGGCGGGGCTGATCGACGTCGCCCGGCGCCTGCTCGGCGACGTCGACGGGGCGGTCGTCGAGCGGTCGTGGTCGGGGCTGCGGCCCGGCAACCGTGACGGCCGTCCGACGCTGGGCCCGGTGCCGGGATGGGACAACGTCTGGGTGACGACAGGCCACTTCCGCGCCGGCATGCACCTCTCGACGGGCAGCGCCGTCGCCGTCGCCGACATGCTGGACGGCGCCGTGCCGGCGCCATGGCTCGACGCCTTCGCCCCGTGGCGCGATACGGAATGCGACGACGAATCGGTCGACGCCTACCTGGCGCGGGTCGAGGCCGCGGCGGTCAGCCCCCCCTGA
- a CDS encoding tryptophan synthase subunit alpha — protein MSTRPVPLAERFAALAADGRKALAPFVTAGDPDLATTAIVIEALDRAGAAVCELGVPYSDPIADGPVIQASYTRALAAGFTLEKLFAMVTAATARVRMPVLAMVSYSIIYRRGIDRFVADSAAAGLAGFVVPDLPLEESDLLDAACRGAGLALVRLVTPTTPADRAAEIARRSTGFLYCVSVAGVTGARSELPAGLVERVAWLRTQASVPVLVGFGVSTPEQVKLLAGVADGAIVGSALVRRIDELAPSGPAALAAGVERTVADLVTAAR, from the coding sequence ATGAGCACGCGACCGGTGCCCCTCGCGGAGCGTTTCGCGGCACTGGCCGCCGACGGGCGCAAGGCCCTCGCCCCGTTCGTGACCGCCGGCGACCCCGATCTGGCCACGACGGCGATCGTCATCGAGGCGCTCGACCGCGCCGGTGCGGCCGTCTGCGAGCTGGGCGTGCCCTACAGTGATCCGATCGCCGACGGGCCGGTGATCCAGGCCTCCTACACCCGCGCGCTGGCGGCGGGGTTCACGCTCGAGAAGTTGTTCGCGATGGTCACCGCGGCGACCGCGCGCGTGCGGATGCCGGTCCTGGCGATGGTCAGCTATTCGATCATCTACCGCCGCGGCATCGATCGCTTCGTCGCCGACTCCGCGGCGGCGGGCCTGGCCGGGTTCGTCGTTCCCGACCTGCCGCTCGAGGAATCGGATCTCCTCGATGCCGCCTGCCGGGGGGCTGGGCTGGCGCTGGTGCGCCTCGTCACGCCGACGACCCCCGCCGACCGGGCCGCGGAGATCGCCCGCCGCTCGACCGGGTTCCTCTACTGCGTGAGCGTCGCCGGCGTGACCGGCGCGCGGAGCGAACTCCCCGCCGGGCTCGTCGAACGGGTCGCCTGGCTGCGGACGCAGGCCAGCGTCCCCGTGCTCGTCGGCTTCGGCGTGAGCACGCCGGAGCAGGTGAAACTGCTGGCGGGGGTGGCCGACGGGGCGATCGTCGGCTCGGCGCTCGTGCGCCGGATCGACGAATTGGCGCCGTCGGGTCCGGCGGCGCTCGCCGCCGGCGTCGAGCGCACCGTCGCCGACCTCGTGACGGCGGCGCGGTAG
- the mutM gene encoding bifunctional DNA-formamidopyrimidine glycosylase/DNA-(apurinic or apyrimidinic site) lyase encodes MPELPEVETMRRGIGRIVGGRIHAVRFPRSTRRPLSIVPRPALLAERLRGARIDAVERHGKRIAIGLEPAGPERALRWLVIEPRMTGLLLLVPPPTADHLRMELDVGDRPCHRLRFWDQRGLGTIRLVDAAGLERACGAAKLGVDGLAVTAADLERALGGSRRAIKVALLDQRAVAGIGNIYAAEILHRAGIDPRTPCRRLVADDWERVAAAARGILAAAVDHEGSSIGDELYRTADDRKGSYQRLHRVYGLAGTSCRRCRTPIERIVQAQRSTFFCPVCQPRRRRASPRRSG; translated from the coding sequence GTGCCCGAGCTACCCGAAGTGGAGACGATGCGGCGCGGTATCGGCCGGATCGTCGGCGGCCGGATCCATGCCGTCCGGTTTCCCCGGTCGACCCGGCGCCCGCTCTCGATCGTGCCCCGCCCCGCGCTGCTCGCCGAGCGCCTCCGCGGTGCCCGGATCGATGCCGTCGAGCGGCATGGCAAGCGGATCGCGATCGGCCTCGAGCCGGCCGGCCCGGAGCGCGCCCTCCGCTGGCTCGTCATCGAGCCGCGGATGACCGGCCTGCTCCTGCTCGTGCCACCGCCGACGGCCGATCACCTGCGGATGGAGCTCGACGTCGGCGATCGCCCCTGCCACCGGCTCCGCTTCTGGGACCAGCGCGGTCTGGGGACGATCCGCCTGGTCGACGCGGCGGGGCTCGAACGTGCCTGCGGTGCGGCGAAACTCGGCGTTGACGGGCTGGCCGTCACCGCCGCCGACCTCGAGCGCGCCCTGGGCGGCTCGCGCCGCGCGATCAAGGTCGCCCTCCTCGACCAACGCGCGGTGGCGGGGATCGGCAACATCTACGCCGCCGAGATCCTCCACCGCGCGGGGATCGACCCGCGCACCCCCTGCCGCCGGCTCGTCGCCGACGACTGGGAGCGCGTCGCCGCCGCCGCCCGCGGGATCCTCGCCGCGGCCGTCGACCACGAGGGCTCGAGCATCGGCGACGAGCTCTACCGCACCGCCGACGACCGGAAGGGGAGCTACCAACGGCTCCACCGCGTGTACGGCCTGGCGGGAACCTCCTGCCGGCGGTGCCGCACGCCGATCGAGCGGATCGTCCAGGCCCAGCGATCGACCTTCTTCTGCCCTGTCTGCCAACCGCGGCGGCGTCGCGCTTCGCCGCGCCGCTCCGGCTGA
- the trpB gene encoding tryptophan synthase subunit beta: protein MTPPTAAPPLPAGGIAQVPDVHGRFGRFGGRYVPETLSAALDQLTAAYEEARGDPAFQAELDQLLAAFVGRPTPLLFAKRLTAYAGGAQIWLKREDLGHTGAHKINNTLGQALLAIRMGKSRIIAETGAGQHGVATATACARFGLDCVVYMGSEDVRRQEPNVRSMKMMGAEVRPVESGSRTLRDAINEAMRDWMGSVETTHYIIGSVVGPHPFPRIVRDFQSVIGRETLAFCRKEIGRDPDCVVACVGGGSNAAGMFYPLVEHASIRLVGVEAGGRSGKPGDHAASLSFGSPGILHGSLSYVLQDGDGQTADVHSVSAGLDYPGVGPEHAWWHDTKRVEYTSVTDTAALAAFDLVARREGILPALETSHALAWAVEEAARRPASEHIVVCLSGRGEKDAAEIARLRAAAGGGHG, encoded by the coding sequence ATGACACCGCCAACCGCCGCCCCGCCGCTCCCCGCGGGGGGGATCGCCCAGGTGCCCGACGTGCACGGCCGGTTCGGCCGGTTTGGCGGTCGTTACGTGCCCGAGACGCTGTCGGCGGCGCTCGACCAGCTCACCGCCGCCTACGAGGAGGCCCGCGGCGATCCGGCGTTCCAGGCAGAGCTCGACCAGCTGCTCGCGGCCTTCGTCGGCCGTCCGACGCCGCTGCTGTTCGCCAAGCGGCTCACCGCCTACGCCGGCGGAGCCCAGATCTGGCTCAAGCGCGAGGACCTCGGCCACACCGGCGCCCACAAGATCAACAACACCCTCGGCCAAGCGCTGTTGGCGATCCGGATGGGCAAGTCGCGGATCATCGCCGAGACCGGCGCCGGCCAGCACGGCGTCGCCACGGCCACCGCCTGCGCCCGGTTTGGCCTCGACTGCGTCGTCTACATGGGCTCCGAGGACGTCCGCCGCCAGGAGCCCAACGTCCGCAGCATGAAGATGATGGGGGCGGAGGTCCGGCCGGTGGAGAGTGGCTCGCGCACGCTGCGCGACGCGATCAACGAGGCGATGCGCGACTGGATGGGATCGGTCGAGACGACCCACTACATCATCGGATCGGTCGTCGGGCCCCACCCCTTCCCGCGCATCGTCCGCGACTTCCAATCGGTGATCGGCCGCGAGACGCTCGCCTTCTGCCGGAAGGAGATCGGCCGCGATCCCGACTGCGTCGTGGCCTGTGTCGGCGGCGGGAGCAACGCCGCGGGGATGTTCTATCCCCTCGTCGAGCACGCCTCGATCCGTCTCGTCGGCGTCGAGGCGGGGGGGCGCTCTGGCAAGCCCGGCGACCACGCCGCCAGCCTGTCGTTCGGCTCGCCGGGGATCCTCCACGGCAGTCTGTCGTATGTCCTCCAGGACGGCGACGGCCAGACCGCCGACGTCCACTCGGTCTCGGCCGGCCTCGACTATCCCGGCGTCGGTCCCGAGCATGCCTGGTGGCACGACACGAAGCGCGTCGAATACACGAGCGTCACCGACACAGCGGCGCTGGCCGCCTTCGATCTCGTCGCCCGCCGCGAGGGGATTCTGCCGGCGCTCGAGACCTCCCATGCCCTCGCCTGGGCGGTCGAGGAAGCGGCCAGGCGCCCGGCGAGCGAGCACATCGTCGTCTGCCTGTCGGGCCGCGGCGAGAAGGATGCCGCCGAGATCGCCCGGCTCCGCGCCGCCGCGGGCGGGGGGCACGGATGA